The DNA segment AGGGGTGGGTATTCACCGTCTCCGGATCCTTTGCCGGAGCATATTTATCGATGATCTTATGGCTGGCGGCGATGAAAATAACGCAGGCATCGATTGCGGCCGCCCTGAATCAGACCAGCACGATTTTTATATTTGTATTCGCCTATCTCTTTCTCAAAGAAAAACTTAACCGTCAGAAGATTATCGGACTGGCCCTTGGAATAACGGGAACGGCTCTGGTGATGTTTGGTTAAGTCACTGGAATTCAAATAATTACAAAGATTTAGCGGATTATTCTCCAAAAATATCTCATTTAATATTATTAATAAATGGTGTCATATTTATTAATTTTATTGATATTATATGCAACATTTATTAATTTATCCCGTAGTTTAATAATAGAAGTTAATTAAAGGAGCCAAAATGGCGCAGGATTGGAAAGAATTGACAAAATTGACCGAGGGTCAGGCGATGGCGATAGAGCGGGTTCGGCTGACCGGAAGGAATATTGTGATTGAGGGGGATTTTGAATTACCGCCTCTAGCGCGGCTGACCCAGGAGGACCAGGTCTTTGTGGCGGCCTTCGTGCGGACTCATGGCTCCATCAAAGAAATGGAACAATTATTCGGGGTAAGTTATCCGACCATAAAAAGCCGGTTAAATCGAATCGGGGAACTGCTCAATTTTGTCAAATTCGAAGCGGCCCCAGCGGCTCCAAAAAATGAAATTCTGGATCGTCTCGAAAAAGGTGACATAACGGCCAAAGAGGCCATTGAAATTTTGAAAGGGAAAAAAGGAGGAAAAGATGTATGAAGAACGCCGTCGTATTCTGGAAATGGTGGCTTCCGGAAAAATTACCTCCGATGAAGCCGAGGAACTTCTTAATGCCCTTGACGCCGACCGCGACCGTGATGATGATTATGAAAAAGATGACGACTCCGAATCCGATTCTTTCGGGCCCGGCCGAGATCACGATCCTCAGCCTGGACAGAATCCACGTTTTTTGAAGATTCTGGTCATTCCCGGTCATGGCGCACACGGAAATCACGGCAGCGAAATCGTGAAAATCAAGATTCCGCTGGCCCTGATGCGGGCGGGCATGAAGATGTCGTCTTTAATTCCCGAACAAGCCAGAGAAAAGATCGAAACGGCCTTTCGAGAAAAGGGGATAAACTTCAATTTCGCCAACATGAAACCGGAGCAGTTCGACGAGATCATGGCCGGGCTGAAAGAATTTCAAATCAAAGTAATTGACGGAGACGAAGTGGTGCGGATATCATGCGAATAGGGTGATATTCGGTTCTGTCAAACCTCGCAAAGGAACACTCTCCGACCCGAAGGGTTCGAGAGTGTTTTTTATTGAGCCGCTATTTTAAGATACTCGGAGCGGAGCATAAAGGAGCGGGAGTCGATCGCCCGAGTTATGGTAAGGATGCCGTCAAGATGGTCACACTCATGCTGAAGCAGTTCCGACAAATCGCCGTCCAATTTCATTGAGGTTGGATTCCAGTCCTGATTCAAAAAATCGATTTTGGTGCGTTTGAATCTTTTAACTTTAACCATCAGATCGGGGAACGACATGCAATTGTCCCAGACCTCCATTTCCTCAGAATCGGGAAAGGAGAGGACCGGATTGATAAAAACCTCAGGAGGATCACCGAGCATATAAATCAGACGTTTTCCGACCCCGATCTGAGGAGCGGCGATGGCCCGCCCGAAATTATATTTCTCGCGAAACGCCAGAATCGTATCATGCATATCAGTGACAATACTTTTGATCAGGGGCAATTCCTCCCGGCGGACGGTCTCGGCAATTTTGTAAAGCCGATCGTTTCCCAGGAGCAGAATCTCCCTGCCCGGCACTTACTTTTTCCTCGCAACTAAAAGGGGGTATTTTTCAGAAGAAGCAGCGTCAGGCATTTTTGACGGGGCGAATTGGCCCACGGTGACCTCGAATCCGATTTCTTCGAGCGCTTCTATCCATTTCCGGACGGGGAATAGGCCGAGAATATAGCGGTCGGTCTGAAGATCGAGAAAACCCTCGCGGCGAATAAGGTAAACAAAGGTACATTCATAATTTTCATCATCGGAGTCAGGATCATAATTATTTTCGATATAGGTCACTTCGATATTATCTTTTTTGAAATTCTCGACCACGGTGCGGTTCTGGACGAAATGTTCCGGCCATTCTTCGACATAGGTAATCAAGCGACCGTCTTTTTTCAGATGCATATAGGCGGTCAGAAAGGCGGCTTTGAGTTCTTCGAGAGTTTCCATATGAACCGAGGCATCATGAATGATGGCGGCGTTGAACTCCCGGTTCATGCGCGCGATCCGCATGTCATCGAGAAGGTATTCGACTTCGGGATTGAGTTTCCGGGCCAGAAGAAGCATCTGCGGATTGATGTCGATGCCGGTGATATCGAATGCCCGCTTGAGCACGGAATCGAGATGTCCGCCGCCACAGCCGAGATTGAGAAGGGTTTTTGCGCCCGGCGAGCATTCCTTTATTTTTTCAATAAAGAATTCCCCTTCGTCGATATAGGTCTCAGGGGGCGAGATAATAGGCCAGAGCCAGGAGAGGTCCCGGTACAACCGCATGGTTTCTTCCGCTTTCAATCTGATTTTCATCGAATTAATCACTCGTTTTTTTTCGGTTCGACCATCACCATCTTCTCCCGCTCCACCGTCACCAGCCCCGGTTTGGCTCCGCGCGGCTTGCGAACATAACGGCGCTCGGTATATATCACCGGCACGGTTTTGGAATGGCGGGCTTTGGAATGATAGGCGGCGATGGCGGCGGTTTCGGCAATTTCATTTTTCGACGGTTGAAAATTCTTGTCCGGAAATTTCAGCACCACATGGGATCCGGGGCACTGTGCGGTATGGAACCACAGTTCATACGGCTTGGCATGACCGAAAGTGGTGGCGTCGTTGTCGGCGCCGTCTTTTCCGATAAAAATGGTGACCCCGGTCGAAAGGGTATGGGCCCGGTACGGCAGGCGCGGGGCCTTTTCCCTCCTGACGGTCTCTTTCGGCAGAAGTTCAAAAATCTCCGAAGCATATTTTTGCGAAGCATGGTCGAAATCGCGCTCCAGTTCCTCGAGCATAATTCGAGCCATTTTCAATTCTTTGCGGGCAATTTCGAGGCGGCGCTCCAAAAGCGATAGTGATTCCTTACCTTTGCGGTATCTTTTGAAATAATCATCGGCGTTCGCGGCGGCATTGAGGGCCGGATTGAGGGGAATGGTTATTGTGGCATCAGCGGCACCATAGATGTCATGCAATTCGACCGCTTTCATTCCTTTCCGGACTGACGGCAGGTTAATTTTCAGGATTTCCGCGTATTTTTTAAATATATCGGAGCGATCGGCTTGATGCAGATCGTCCTCTATATTTTTTTCTTTCTTTTCCAATTTCCCCGCAAATCTGGTTACCGTATCGATCACCCGCTCCTGTTCCGATACTTCGATCTTATTTTCTTTGTTGGCCGTAATCATTTCGTAAATGGCTATCGATAATGATTTAGCCTTTGTGAAATCATCCCCGAGTGAATGCAATTTGAAAGGGTAAACCAATATTCTGCCGGTCCGGGTATAAATATAGCCGTGATGATAATTTTCGAAGCGGGAGGCCAGTTGAAGAAATTCGCGGTGCAATTCTTCGGCGGTCGCATGATGAGTCTCTCCCGCCGGTGACTCGCGGCGCAGTCCCGTTTTTAAGATTATCTCTTCGACCAAGTTGTCATCCATCCCCTGAATATTTTTTTTAAGAAACTGCTCCAATGAGATTTCACCGACGGCGGCAAGAGATTCCTCAAACTGCGCCAAAGTCATTTGCAGGGGGTTGAGTCTATCGAGAGGGGGCGGCGGAAGATATACGGAGGAGTCATCGAATTTCTTATTTCGCAGAGTCGCGAGGATTTTATTTTCGGAATCGACCAGCCAGATATTGCCGTGCGGGCCTATCGCTTCGACAATAATGCCGAATTTTTTGTTCTCCGATTCGATATCTATTTGGAAAATCCGGTCCAGGCCGAACTGACGGATAGATATGACTTTCCCTTTTTCGACGATCTGAAAAAACGGCCACGGTTTTTCGTCGCTCTTGATTTCTATTTTTCCGCGCGGAATCAGGAAAGAGCCGAAACCGACCGGGTGATAGGCCAGCCCCAGCGCGAGGGTGCCGTCATCGGTCTTGAACATGATGAAAGCCACCCGTTCCTTTTTGTAGAATTCCGTACCGGAGACGACAGCACCAATGAGTCGGTCGCTCAGTTCGCGCACCAGCGAATATATGTGCAGAGCGGTTTGCATTGCGATAATATAACGCCTTCTTCCCGTAACTTTCGACAAAAAAAGAGCGTCAGGACGGGGGTCCTGACGCCGCATCAAATGAAATTCAACACCGCGCTATAGTGAATTTTGCCGCCGCACGTCAAAATTCAAAGGAGATACGAATCATTTCTTCTCGTATTTGGCCACACCTTCTTTGTAGAGATTACCGCCGTGGCAGTCGAGGGCGACAATGGCGGGGAAATCCTTGACGGTCAACCTGCGGATGGCTTCGGCGCCCAATTCTTCATAGGCAACCATTTCGTTGCCGGTAATCGATTTGGCGATCAGGGCGGCGGCCCCGCCGGTGGCGGCGAAATAGACCGCCTTTTTCTCTTTCATTTTGGCGACCACTTCCGGGCCCATCTCTCCTTTGCCGATCATTCCCTTCAAGCCGACTTCGATAATGCGGGGGGAATAGGCGTTCATGCGGGTCGAGGTGGTCGGGCCGACCGAGCCGATGACCTGTCCCGGTTTGGTGGGGGTTGGTCCGGCGAAATAAATTATCTGACCCTTGACATCGAACGGGAGTTTTTCGCCTTTATCGAGCAGTTCCACCATTTTCTTATGGGCGGCATCGCGGGCAGTATATATTTCCCCGGTGATAAGGACTTCATCGCCGGCCCTGAGGCCCATAACGACATCATCAGTCAGCGGGGTCTTGATACTTTTTTTCTGTGCCATAATCTATCTCCAATTTCCTTTAACCGATTATATGATTACTTCTTTGTGACGGGCGGCATGGCATTGGGTATTGACCGCCACCGGCAAACTGGCGATATGGCAGGGAAAAACTTCGACATGCACATCGAGCGCCGTGGTGGTTCCGCCCAAACCCTGAGGGCCGATACCGAGTTTATTTATTTTCTGCAACAGTTCCACTTCGAGGTCGGCATAGAACTTGTCGGGGTGACGGTTGCCGACTTCGCGCAGGAGGGCTTTTTTCGCCAGATAGGCGCATTTTTCGAAGGTCCCGCCGATACCGACCCCGACAATTATCGGTGGACAGGGGTTGCCGCCGGAGCGTCGGACCCGGTCGATGACAAAATCCTTGACGCCCTGAATGCCATCGGCCGGCTTCAGCATCTTGACCTCGGACATATTTTCCGAACCTCCGCCTTTGGGGGCGATGGTTATTTTCAGTTTATCGCCCGGGACGATTTCCAGATGGATAATGGCGGGGGTGTTGTCGCCGGTATTTTTGCGGGAGAGCGGATCGGCCACAATCGATTTCCGCAGGTAGCCGTCCTTGTAACCCCGACGAACGCCTTCGTTGAGGGCTTCGGTCAGGTCGCCGCCGACAATTTGAACTTCCTGCCCCAATTGCACAAAAAGAACGGCAAATCCGGTATCCTGGCACATCGGAGCCATTTCGGTGCGGGCAATTTTGGCGTTATCCAGAACCTGATCCAGAATACCCCGTCCGACCGGCGATTCTTCGACGGCCCGGGCCTTTTCCATTGCTTCCACGACATCGTGTCCCAAATCAAAAGAAGCATCAATCGAGATTTTTTTGACGGCCTCGATGATGGCATCGGTACTTATTTGACGCATATCAATTCTCCACGAATGCAATTATGTAAATGTCCTAACAATCAATTTATACACCTGTCTTCTTCATTTGGTCATAAAGATTGCGCACCCGGTCCATCCGTTTCTGCAGAGCGGGATGGTCATAAAACCAGAATTCAATCAGGGCCGGCGGTTTCGGATCGGAGAGATTAAAGACCGATAATTTATCGAAGGCGGTGGCGGCTTCATCGCCGGTGACCCCGGAAATTTCCAGTCCGAATTTGTCGGATTGATATTCCATGATGCGGCTGGCGCCATTCGTTATCGGCTGGGCGAAAAACATGAAAACGGTGATGAAGAGCATCAGAAGAGGGAAACTGGCCATATCGCCGACACGATCGAAACCGAAGCGGCGGCTGTTTTTGCGGATGATGCGCGGAAGGATTTTGTTCGCCAGATACCCGGCCAAGCCGACTAAAAGAATTGCCAGGATCAATCCGTACCAGATATGGCCCATCACAAAGTGTCCGATTTCATGCCCCATGATGAATTTCAATTCATCAATCGTAAAATTATTGATAGCAGTATCATACAATACGATGCGTTTGGTACCGAACATTCCGGTAAAATAGGCGTTGACCTTGGACGACTGCTTGGAGGCGTTGACCTCGTAGACATCGGGATTGTGGATACCGGCTTTTTCCGCCAGCGCCACCATCTGATTGCGCAACTCGATATTCTTGATTGGTTCGTATTTGTTGAACATCGGCGAGATCAGCACCGGCCAGATAATTATCACGAAGACCATAAAGGGGATAGCCCCGATGGCAAAATAAAGCCACCATTTCCGGAACCGATTGATGAGCCAGTAGAGGACCAGGATGACAAAAAATCCGAAAATGAAACTGATGGCCAGCGATTTGAGATTATCCCCCAGCCATTCGCCGAAAGTCTGGTTGGAGAAGCCGTACTGGTGTTCGACGATGAAATTGCGGTAATAGTCCGGAATAAAATTAAGAAGAAAGAGGGCGATTGATAGGAACAGAAAATAGAACAGGTAAACAAAAAATTTTCGTCGTGAGATCTTTCCCGCCCAGTCGCGGAATTTCCCCGAAAGGCCGGTATAGAGAACGATAAGAAATACGGCGACACTGATAAGAAATCCGGCGAAGCGCCAGATATTGTTGAAGCGGGAATAAGCGATCAATTTGGCTTTCCGCTCGGCCGGGATGGGATAAACAAAATTGGAGGCGGAATCCGGGGATATGGTGGCGGTGGCGGCCGCGGAAAGACTATCAGTGGCCGGTGCTAACGGTTCGTTACCGGAAATTAGAGTCGAATCGGCGCCGAAAATGGTTACCGAGGCGATCAGAAACAAGAAAAAGAGAAAATATGGGGCAATCTTCATAAATTTTTCTCCCTTGGGCAATTATGCGATAATAGCCAAACGGGGCGGGAATGTCAATATTGACGGTGTTACGATTATGGCAGAATTGCCGCAGATAGTATTTGGAGAAAAGCCGGCCCGATATATATTGGCCTATGCCTTTTTTGGGTGAATTAGCCGCGCTATCGACCGCCGTTCTCTGGTCGTTGACCTCATTGTTTTTCACATCGGCCAGCCGGAGAATCGGATCCTACTGGTTGAATAAAATCAGAATACTCTTTGCCGCAATTCTTCTTGGAATCACTCTCTTCTTAACAACGGGACATCTCCTGCCACCGGGGATTACATCACGGTCCTATATCCTTCTGATATTAAGCGGGATTATCGGGCTTTCGATGGGTGATGCTTGCCTGTTTCAGGCCTATGTGATAATCGGCCCAAGACTATCGCTGTTGATTTTCACCGTCTGGCCCATTATCGCGGCCGTGACCGCCTGGATTTTTTTGGGAGAATCGCTCGGGTTTCAGGCCATTATCGGCATTCTGATAACGGTGGCCGGGATGGTCTGGGTCACGGCGGAGAGAAACACTAATGGGAATCAGATATCGCACAGCGAAAGGAAAAGAATAAAACTGGGAATAATCCTGGCGCTGGGAGGCGCTGCCGGACAGGCAATAGGTCTGGTGCTGGCCAAGGCCGGAATGGGCGACACATTACTTCCGCTTCCGGCGACTTTCATTCGGATGCTGGCGGCGGTGGTCGCGATCTGGCTATTCGGAATAGTGCGCGGTGATTTAAGAGATTTCAAATCAAAGTTTGCTGATAAGCGGGCTGTACTGCTGGCCTTCGGCGGCGCTATCGTGGGACCATTTTTGGGGGTGTGGATGTCGCTGGTGGCGGTGCAACATACCAAGACCGGGGTGGCAGCGGCGATAATGTCAACGGTGCCGGTTCTCGTGATACCTCTCGTAATTATATTTTATAAAGAGAAAGTCTCTCCACGGGCAATAATCGGGGCAGTGATAACAGTCGCCGGGGTGGCGCTGCTGTTTTTAAGATGATGGCGCAACGAGTTTGTCCAGAAATACTTCAGATATTCTCGGAAGTAATAAAAAATCCGCACCCTGTTGAGGTGCGGATTCAAATTTGAAAAAGTCAATCCGGCTATTCCAAAACCGATACGATTTTTTTATCGCGGCCCTTCCGCTCGAATTTAATCACGCCGGTGATTTTGGCGAATAGGGTATCATCCTTGCCGCGGCCGACATTGAGACCGGGAAGAATTTTGGTGCCACGCTGGCGGACAATTATTGTCCCAGCCGGAACCGCTTCGCCGCCATAGGCTTTGGTCCCCAGACGTTGACCCTTACTGTCGCGGCCGTTGCGTGAGGAACCGACACCTTTTTTATGAGCCATAAACTACTCCTATATCATCAATATTGTATTCAAATTATCAAACCCGGGCATCCCGGGAACCGGCTATTATAACAATTTATCGCAGAAAATCAAGGGCTTTTTTGGAGCCGGGATCGGCCGGCCTATCGCTGTTTGGTCATCTGCCTTACAATCGAAGTGACCATGTTTCTCGGCGCGAATCTTATCGTGAAGGCCAGAACGCGATTAAAATTGCCGTGGATAGCGACTCTCTTTCCTTTCATCATGGCCCAATAGCCGTATTCCGCCACATCGGCGGCGGAGGGAAGATTTTTTCTCTTAAACAGCCCGGATTGTCCTCCCGCGGCCGTGTCGGCAAATCCGCTGGCGCTGGGTCCGGGGCAGAGCGCGGTTACGGTCACGCCTGTCCCGTTCAATTCATTGGCAATCGCTTCGGAAAAATGGAGGACATAAGCTTTGGTGGCAAAGTACACCGCCCAAAACGGCCCCGGTTGAAAGGCGGCGGTGGAGGCGATATTCATGATGCGGCCCTTTTTTCGTTCTATCATGGGAGGAAGAAACAGCCTGGTCAGATGGGTGAGGGATTTGATATTCAGGTCTATCATGCTTTCCAGCTTGTTCCAATCCGACTCCTGAAACGGGCTGAAATCTCCGAAACCGGCGTTGTTGACCAGGCAATCGACCTGGAGAGCGTCGGCTTTGACCTGCTCAAAAATTTCTTCCGGCGCACTTCTATCCGAAATATCTCTTACCAAAATACTTACATCGACCCCATATTCCGCGTGCAGTGATTTTTTTAAATCCGCCAGTTTCTCCCCGCTTCGGGCAACCAGGAAAAGGTCAATATGATTCCGCGCGAAGATTTTGGCCAGTTCCAGCCCGAAGCCGCCGGAGGCACCGGTAATTAGCGCTCTTTCTTCCATCGATTTCTCCTTTCATTCCATTATGGATAACTCATCATAGGGCGAAATCACCTATCGAACAAATAAAAAATCGCCGACGCGGTACCTGATTTCCGGGCATCGGACTCCGGTTTTCCGGATCATGTTTCGGGCCGATGCTATTTAATAATCGCCAATTTGAACCGGCGAATTACATCTGGAGAGCCGTTGTCAAAGCCGACCCTGCAAAGGGCAAGATAAACGCCGGGTACCACGGAAATTCCTTTGCCGTTATCCAATTTCCATTCCGCCTCCCAGGTCTGAGTGCCGAAAATCGGATTGGTACCCAAGAAATCAAAACTCAACTCGTGTACCTTACTCCCGGCAATATCGAATATGGTCAGATTCAGAGTCGCCACATGTGATTCCGGAACCTGTCCCTGAATCTGAAAATTAACCGACGAAATTCCGGCGGTAACAGGATTCGGATAGGGAGCGTTGATTTGCACCAAGGCGGTTGTATCGGGAACATAAGGACCGGCGGTATCGGAGACACTGTAACCGAATGGATACCTTCTCGGCGCGTCATACGGATAGGCGGCGGGATTGGTACTGACCAGACTGACAATGGCATACAGCCGATAGTTATCCGCGGTCGGCCACGATTCGGAAATGGCGGCCAAGGGCGGCTGCGGCTTCAATTTGATCTGATATTGATCCATTCTATCGATCGGCTCCATAACAGACCCCAGATTCCATTCCAAATTGAGACCGGATTCATAATCGCCGAAAAAAACTATCGAAATCGAATCGGGGACAGTAAAAATATCGTTGAAAGCAATATAGTTGGCTCCCAGATTCTCGGGAACGCGATTCCTGAAGAAGGTCATTTTCTGAGGAGTTATTCCGGGAATCGAATCGGGCCAGGGCCAACTCATCAGCACCGGGACCGAATCGTGAGTAATGAAAACCTCGCCCGGAATCTCAGGGTAGGCGGCGGCTTCTTCGAATTTAAGACTGTCAGGGGCACGGGAGGCACGGCTCCCGGTGAATAGATTCCAGACGGCAAATTCTGTAAAGGCTTCGCGCAAATGATATCTTCCATTTGAAAATTCAGAAATGGCGCTGTCGGCGGCTTGCAGAAAATTCGGACCGACGCCGAAATCGCGGCACTTCTCCCAGATGTCGCGGACAATCGCGGTATCCCATTTTTGAGTTAAATAAAGGGGAAAAAGCATCGAGGCATAAGGATGGACGTCCAGACCGCCGCTGAAATCCATAAGAGACAACCAGGGATTGTTATAAAATGTCGGCAGGTAGCCATAATAATCATTAATATCGTCGTAGGCCATTTCCTCCATCCAGGTGGAAGACATCTCCTGCCAGTATAGTTTCATATCGTACGATGGCCCGTCGTATTCGCTATAATCCATCCCATACTGAATGGCGTGGAAAAATTCATGGGCAATGGTCACGCGGGCGGCGTCCAATGGACGATTCACATATGGTGCAAAATTGTACAAGTTATCGATTTCCACGAATGAGGCCCTTCGCTGGTCATTAATAATCGAATCAGGCGGTGTCTGACCATAGATCCCAGATGATAAATTGCGTATATATATGTCATAGCGGGGGCCGTCCCCTGCGGGATAGAAACCATCGGACGGCGGGGCCGGGTATCCCAGATGATTTACTTCAAATTCCCAAACCGAATCGGCGATTTGAGCCACTTTGAAAACATAGACCGGAATTGTGACACCGTCGACAGTGGTATCGACATCGGGTTGATAGACGGCATCGGAATCGGTCAGTGCATAATGTACCATAAAATATCCGGCGGGTGAATTGTATGCGTAGGGCAGTGACGGGCGGGAGAACAGTTCGACAATCCGCGACCTGTACACTTCGCTCATATTGACGGCATTGGTTATCGCTTCAAAAGCCAGGGATGTTCCGCAATGGGGAAACATGCGGGCACTGTCATAAGCCGCCGGGCGAGGGCCGTTACCGTAAATGAATTCCAGCCGGCTCATCAAATCCTGCTGGTATGCTTCGGACAGAGGGTTCGAAAAGGCGGATGTCAACGTTAAAAGAAGAATCGATGGAAAGATTATGAAATTCTTCATGGGGGACCTCACGACATAATCCCGTTTATTTCACATTTTCATCGATAACTCTTCTTCTATAAATAGACTCCTTTACTACGGCGCTGAATGATTATTAATGAAACTGGCCAAAAAGGCATCGTTACCATAATCTTTCCCTTATAATAAATATATCCCGATCGGCTGAAATAGCAAGTCAAATATATGCAGGCATATTGACACAAAAAATCCCGCCCACCCTCACGGATGGACGGGACTGAATCGAGTATATAGAGACTCTATTTAGCGACCTTTTCGGTCTTGCCATTGGACACAGGCCGGTCGTTGAAGGAGAACAGTAACTTTTCCTCATCGGCGCCGATGTTCAGATTGCAGTCGCCGGCGTACTGGCCGCGGAGCAATTCTTCGGCGAGAGGATCTTCGAGGTACTTCTGAATCGCCCGCTTGAGCGGCCGCGCCCCGAGCATCGGCTCATAACCTTTATGCGCCAGAAATTCACGGGCCGGATCGGTCAGAATGAAACTGATACCTTTTTCCGCCAGACGTTTCGCCACATCGGCCACCAGAATATCGACAATCTGCTTGATATGTTCGATTTCGAGGGAGCGGAAAATGATTACCTCATCGATTCGGTTCAAAAGTTCCGGATTGAATAGTTTTCTCAGTTCTTCGGTCACTTTTTTCTTCATTGATTCGAACGAAGTATCTTCCTGCCCGCCGCTGAATCCCAAGGTTTTGCTGTCTTTTATTCTCCGGGTCCCGATGTTGGATGTCATGATAACCACGGTGTTGCGGAAATCGACCCGGCGGCCGAAGGAATCGGTCAGGGAGCCGTCATCCATCAACTGCAGTAGAATATTAAAGACATCCGGATGGGCCTTCTCGATTTCATCGAGCAGCACCACCGAATAGGGGCGACGCCGAACTTTCTCGGTCAACTGGCCGCCTTCTTCGTACCCGACATATCCCGGAGGAGCTCCGATCAAACGCGAGACGGCGAATTTTTCCATATATTCCGACATATCGATGCGGATGAGCGATTCGGAATCTTCGAAAAGGAATTCCGCCAGGGCCCGGGCCAATTCGGTTTTACCGACACCGGTCGGGCCGAGGAAAATGAAGGAACCGATCGGCCGACGGGGATCGCCCAAGCCGGCGCGGGCGCGGCGAATGGCGCGGGTAATGCTGGTTATGGCATCATCCTGGCCGATAATACGCTTCTTGAGTTCTTCCTCCATACGGAGAAGCCGTTTCGATTCCTTTTCCTCGAGACGGAAAAGAGGAATACCGGTCATCTTGGATACGACCGCCGCGATATCTTCTTCGGTCAGAACAACGCGCTGTTTGTCGCGCTGTTCCTCCCAATCTTTTTTCATATCCTGCAGTTTTTCTTTTTTGAATTTCAATTCATCGCGTAATTGGGCGGCCCGCTCGAAGGCCTGATTCTTAACCGCCTTCTCTTTTTCGTCCTGCAGGCGGGTTATCTCATTTTCAATGTCATTGAATTCATTGGGTTTGGCGAAAGTCGCCAGGTGCGCCCGCGAACCGGCCTCATCGATAACATCGAGGGCCTTATCCGGCTGGAATTTCCCGCTGATATAGCGATTGGAAAGTTTCACCGCCGCTTCGACCGCTTCATCGGAGATGACGATGCGATGGTGTTCTTCATACTTCTGGCGGAGACCTTTGAGAATTTTCACAGTGTTGTCGGTCGATGGTTGTTCCACCATGACGGTCTGGAACCGGCGATCAAGGGCACCATCTTTTTCGATGTACTTACGGTACTCGTTCAGAGTAGTCGCGCCAATACACTGCAATTCGCCGCGGGAAAGGGCCGGCTTGAAAATATTGCTGGCGTCAAGAGAACCTTCGGCACCGCCCGCGCCGACGATGGTATGCAACTCATCGATGAAAATAATCACGTCCTTGGAGTTGATAATCTCCTGCATGACCGCCTTGAGGCGCTCCTCGAACTGGCCGCGGTATTTGGTACCGGCCACGAGCGAGGCCATGTCCAAAGTCACGAGGCGCTTGTTCTCCAACGTTTGCGGCACCTTGCCTTCGACAATTTTCTGCGCCAATCCTTCGGCAATCGCGGTCTTACCGACCCCCGGTTCGCCGATAAGGACCGGATTATTTTTCTTT comes from the Candidatus Zixiibacteriota bacterium genome and includes:
- a CDS encoding conserved membrane hypothetical protein (Evidence 4 : Unknown function but conserved in other organisms), which codes for MPFLGELAALSTAVLWSLTSLFFTSASRRIGSYWLNKIRILFAAILLGITLFLTTGHLLPPGITSRSYILLILSGIIGLSMGDACLFQAYVIIGPRLSLLIFTVWPIIAAVTAWIFLGESLGFQAIIGILITVAGMVWVTAERNTNGNQISHSERKRIKLGIILALGGAAGQAIGLVLAKAGMGDTLLPLPATFIRMLAAVVAIWLFGIVRGDLRDFKSKFADKRAVLLAFGGAIVGPFLGVWMSLVAVQHTKTGVAAAIMSTVPVLVIPLVIIFYKEKVSPRAIIGAVITVAGVALLFLR
- a CDS encoding Short-chain dehydrogenase/reductase SDR, which gives rise to MEERALITGASGGFGLELAKIFARNHIDLFLVARSGEKLADLKKSLHAEYGVDVSILVRDISDRSAPEEIFEQVKADALQVDCLVNNAGFGDFSPFQESDWNKLESMIDLNIKSLTHLTRLFLPPMIERKKGRIMNIASTAAFQPGPFWAVYFATKAYVLHFSEAIANELNGTGVTVTALCPGPSASGFADTAAGGQSGLFKRKNLPSAADVAEYGYWAMMKGKRVAIHGNFNRVLAFTIRFAPRNMVTSIVRQMTKQR
- a CDS encoding conserved exported hypothetical protein (Evidence 4 : Unknown function but conserved in other organisms) produces the protein MKNFIIFPSILLLTLTSAFSNPLSEAYQQDLMSRLEFIYGNGPRPAAYDSARMFPHCGTSLAFEAITNAVNMSEVYRSRIVELFSRPSLPYAYNSPAGYFMVHYALTDSDAVYQPDVDTTVDGVTIPVYVFKVAQIADSVWEFEVNHLGYPAPPSDGFYPAGDGPRYDIYIRNLSSGIYGQTPPDSIINDQRRASFVEIDNLYNFAPYVNRPLDAARVTIAHEFFHAIQYGMDYSEYDGPSYDMKLYWQEMSSTWMEEMAYDDINDYYGYLPTFYNNPWLSLMDFSGGLDVHPYASMLFPLYLTQKWDTAIVRDIWEKCRDFGVGPNFLQAADSAISEFSNGRYHLREAFTEFAVWNLFTGSRASRAPDSLKFEEAAAYPEIPGEVFITHDSVPVLMSWPWPDSIPGITPQKMTFFRNRVPENLGANYIAFNDIFTVPDSISIVFFGDYESGLNLEWNLGSVMEPIDRMDQYQIKLKPQPPLAAISESWPTADNYRLYAIVSLVSTNPAAYPYDAPRRYPFGYSVSDTAGPYVPDTTALVQINAPYPNPVTAGISSVNFQIQGQVPESHVATLNLTIFDIAGSKVHELSFDFLGTNPIFGTQTWEAEWKLDNGKGISVVPGVYLALCRVGFDNGSPDVIRRFKLAIIK
- the rpmA gene encoding 50S ribosomal subunit protein L27 (Evidence 2a : Function from experimental evidences in other organisms; PubMedId : 10094780, 1225626, 12809609, 7556101, 8312607; Product type s : structure), which encodes MAHKKGVGSSRNGRDSKGQRLGTKAYGGEAVPAGTIIVRQRGTKILPGLNVGRGKDDTLFAKITGVIKFERKGRDKKIVSVLE